A single region of the Helicobacteraceae bacterium genome encodes:
- a CDS encoding phospholipase D-like domain-containing protein, with protein sequence MRPTLVLALVLSALIADRYFYVAPKEGARAEAAIVSQIGKAENEIIIAMYSFTNGSIANALKAAAKRGVAVTIVIDEKNLRGNLKDSKAGELAKLRNVEVKIASGNKAKNGDYYGIMHLKVGVLDEKISVYGSANWTNSAFNVNHEIIFIDDDPKLAKEIKGYLEPIVKNAKAYRNFAAK encoded by the coding sequence ATGCGTCCGACGTTGGTTTTGGCTTTAGTTCTATCCGCGCTTATAGCCGATCGTTACTTCTACGTCGCGCCCAAGGAAGGCGCGCGCGCCGAAGCGGCGATTGTCTCCCAAATCGGCAAAGCCGAAAACGAGATTATAATCGCGATGTATTCCTTTACCAACGGATCCATCGCCAACGCGCTCAAAGCGGCGGCAAAACGCGGCGTAGCGGTAACGATAGTAATAGACGAAAAAAATCTGCGCGGCAATCTCAAAGATTCCAAAGCGGGCGAACTTGCCAAACTGCGTAACGTCGAGGTTAAAATCGCTAGCGGCAATAAAGCCAAAAACGGCGATTATTACGGCATTATGCACTTGAAGGTCGGCGTGCTCGACGAAAAAATCAGCGTTTACGGATCGGCGAACTGGACAAACTCGGCGTTCAATGTAAATCACGAAATTATCTTTATCGACGACGATCCAAAACTAGCCAAAGAGATAAAAGGCTACCTAGAACCGATCGTAAAAAACGCGAAAGCGTATCGGAACTTCGCCGCCAAATAA